From Deinococcus metalli, a single genomic window includes:
- a CDS encoding lipopolysaccharide assembly protein LapA domain-containing protein, translating into MRLVSFVQVLLLLGIAAYLLLVTLENPATVRLPLPLGGGELILSVGMAVTVFLLLGAAYAALLLLPPVVRERLRRRREGRERQRVEERLTATLQARLGALPAPAPAAPPPAPAALPEPEMPRSLPGAP; encoded by the coding sequence ATGCGGCTCGTTTCGTTCGTGCAGGTGCTGCTGCTGCTGGGCATCGCGGCGTACCTGCTGCTGGTCACGCTGGAGAATCCGGCGACCGTGCGGCTGCCGCTGCCGCTGGGCGGCGGTGAGCTGATCCTGTCGGTCGGCATGGCCGTCACGGTGTTCCTGCTGCTGGGCGCCGCGTACGCCGCGCTGCTGCTGCTGCCGCCGGTGGTGCGCGAACGCCTGCGCCGCCGCCGCGAGGGCCGCGAACGCCAGCGCGTCGAGGAGCGGCTGACCGCCACGCTGCAGGCCCGGCTGGGCGCACTGCCCGCCCCGGCACCGGCTGCCCCGCCACCCGCCCCGGCAGCGCTCCCCGAACCCGAGATGCCGCGTTCGCTGCCGGGAGCGCCGTGA
- a CDS encoding phosphohydrolase: MDDSTPQRRSTDQKFKLSVQGGTVQDVEGRHVELASGEADPRRSVQFTTPRAKLIEEANFAIRDDLAAFPRALAAYDALRSDPEALACWDMANYVTMRKLGYNDHGRVHAFITGAAGMAITQLLLDAGVKPDIMDSGVGDADDVHLAVILGTMLHDIGNQIHRVGHEAHGVMLALPIIDRIMTPLYPDPFKRTKVRSFILGAIDCHDLNPPPLTLEAGITAVADGTDITKGRGRKAFSLGSVDIHSISALAVDEVVIEKGRTMPVLINVTMNNSGGIFQVEEILAPKVIRTPMRRFVELRAATRPQGDEQILSRVRLDGDHFVMDLEGGEQVAVEVKDTQKKAQQAIVEQLGISTESR; encoded by the coding sequence ATGGACGACTCCACCCCACAGCGCCGCTCCACCGACCAGAAGTTCAAGCTTAGCGTCCAGGGCGGCACCGTGCAGGACGTCGAGGGCCGGCACGTCGAGCTGGCGTCCGGCGAGGCCGATCCCCGGCGCAGCGTGCAGTTCACGACGCCGCGCGCGAAACTGATCGAGGAAGCGAACTTCGCCATCCGCGACGACCTCGCCGCGTTCCCGCGCGCCCTGGCTGCCTACGACGCGCTGCGCAGCGACCCCGAGGCGCTGGCGTGCTGGGACATGGCGAACTACGTGACCATGCGCAAGCTCGGGTACAACGACCACGGCCGCGTGCACGCCTTCATCACCGGCGCGGCCGGCATGGCCATCACGCAACTGCTGCTGGACGCCGGCGTGAAGCCCGACATCATGGACTCGGGCGTGGGCGACGCCGACGACGTGCACCTGGCCGTGATCCTGGGCACCATGCTGCACGACATCGGCAACCAGATTCACCGCGTGGGCCACGAGGCACACGGCGTGATGCTGGCCCTGCCGATCATCGACCGGATCATGACGCCGCTGTACCCCGATCCCTTCAAACGCACCAAGGTGCGGTCCTTTATCCTCGGCGCCATCGACTGCCACGACCTGAACCCACCCCCGCTGACGCTGGAGGCCGGCATCACCGCCGTCGCGGACGGCACGGACATCACCAAGGGCCGTGGGCGCAAGGCCTTCTCGCTGGGCAGCGTGGACATCCACTCCATCAGCGCGCTGGCCGTGGACGAGGTCGTGATCGAGAAGGGCCGCACGATGCCGGTGCTGATCAACGTCACCATGAACAACTCCGGCGGCATCTTCCAGGTCGAGGAAATCCTGGCGCCCAAGGTGATCCGCACGCCCATGCGCCGCTTCGTGGAGCTGCGCGCCGCCACCCGGCCGCAGGGCGACGAGCAGATCCTGTCGCGCGTGCGGCTGGACGGCGACCACTTCGTGATGGACCTGGAGGGCGGCGAGCAGGTCGCGGTCGAGGTCAAGGACACGCAGAAAAAGGCCCAGCAGGCCATCGTGGAACAGCTGGGCATCTCCACCGAGAGCCGCTGA
- a CDS encoding PQQ-dependent sugar dehydrogenase — MRPALPYLLTALLGVASAQGTPRVAFTPVVEGVAQVTALAHAGDGSGRVYVAQQTGVIRVLQGGTLRPTPFLDVSGRTRAGGERGLLGLAFDPAYRTNRRVYVHYTDQNGDTVLARYTATADFSRAEPASATTLFTAKQPYANHNGGQLAFGPDGFLYLGLGDGGSGGDPQNNAQNLAVPLGKLLRFDVSGAAARPAPGNPFASRAGASPYIWAFGLRNPWRFSFDRQTDDLVIADVGQNSFEEVNVQPRASRGGENYGWRVREGRQCYEPDCRAGAFVEPVLTYGRQDGQSITGGYVYRGSAIPALKGRYVFADFGSGTVWSAVASGAAWSKAALGRVAGPSTFGEDEAGELYVAEYGSGRLLKLVPGR; from the coding sequence ATGAGACCAGCGCTGCCGTACCTCCTGACCGCTCTGCTGGGCGTGGCGTCCGCCCAGGGCACCCCGCGTGTGGCCTTCACGCCGGTGGTGGAGGGCGTGGCGCAGGTCACGGCCCTGGCCCACGCGGGCGACGGCAGCGGCCGCGTGTACGTGGCGCAGCAGACCGGCGTGATCCGCGTGCTCCAGGGCGGTACGCTGCGGCCCACGCCGTTCCTCGACGTGAGCGGCCGCACCCGAGCCGGCGGCGAGCGCGGCCTGCTGGGGCTGGCCTTCGACCCGGCGTACAGGACCAACCGCCGCGTGTACGTGCACTACACCGATCAGAACGGCGACACGGTGCTCGCCCGGTACACCGCGACTGCCGATTTCAGCCGGGCCGAGCCCGCCAGCGCGACCACGCTGTTCACCGCGAAGCAGCCGTACGCGAACCACAACGGCGGCCAGCTCGCCTTCGGCCCAGACGGCTTCCTGTACCTGGGTCTGGGCGACGGTGGCAGCGGCGGCGATCCGCAGAACAACGCGCAGAACCTCGCCGTGCCGCTGGGCAAGCTGCTGCGCTTCGACGTGAGCGGCGCCGCCGCCCGGCCCGCGCCCGGCAATCCCTTCGCGTCGCGCGCTGGCGCCAGCCCGTACATCTGGGCGTTCGGTCTGCGCAATCCGTGGCGCTTCTCCTTCGACCGGCAGACCGACGACCTCGTGATCGCGGACGTGGGGCAAAACAGCTTCGAGGAGGTGAACGTGCAGCCCCGGGCCAGCCGCGGCGGCGAGAACTACGGCTGGCGCGTGCGCGAGGGCCGGCAATGCTACGAACCGGACTGCCGGGCCGGCGCCTTCGTCGAGCCGGTGCTGACGTATGGCCGTCAGGACGGGCAGAGCATCACCGGCGGGTACGTGTACCGGGGCAGCGCGATTCCCGCCCTGAAGGGCCGGTACGTCTTCGCGGATTTCGGCAGCGGCACCGTGTGGTCGGCCGTGGCGAGCGGCGCCGCGTGGTCGAAGGCCGCCCTGGGCCGCGTCGCCGGCCCCAGCACCTTCGGGGAGGACGAGGCCGGCGAGCTGTATGTGGCCGAGTACGGCAGCGGCCGGCTCCTGAAACTCGTGCCGGGCCGTTGA
- a CDS encoding phosphorylase family protein — MTQIHVHAQPGDVAPAVLLPGDPNRARHIAQTYLDGAREYTSHRQLLGFTGTYRGVPVSVQTTGMGCPSAAIVAEELARLGARTLIRVGTLGGATPRVAPADLVIATAAVPNDGTTRQLLGGAPYAPAADFDVVHAAVAAARTLEVPHHVGLVMTEDAFYASTPEHARTWASRGVLGFEMEASAIFLVAAMHGIRAGCLTACSNDIGDPQLVAPDVLAGGVDRMVRVALEAVVTLHGADSVTDRAAGPMSG, encoded by the coding sequence ATGACCCAGATCCACGTCCACGCGCAGCCCGGCGACGTCGCCCCGGCCGTCCTGCTGCCCGGCGATCCCAACCGCGCCCGGCATATCGCCCAGACGTACCTGGACGGCGCGCGCGAGTACACCAGCCACCGGCAGCTGCTGGGCTTCACCGGCACGTATCGCGGCGTGCCGGTGTCGGTGCAGACCACCGGCATGGGTTGCCCCAGCGCCGCCATCGTCGCGGAGGAACTCGCCCGGCTGGGGGCGCGCACCCTGATCCGCGTGGGCACACTGGGCGGCGCCACCCCCCGCGTCGCGCCCGCGGACCTCGTGATCGCCACCGCCGCCGTGCCGAACGACGGCACCACCCGGCAACTGCTGGGCGGCGCGCCCTACGCCCCGGCGGCGGACTTCGACGTGGTGCACGCGGCCGTGGCCGCCGCGCGGACGCTGGAGGTGCCGCACCACGTCGGCCTGGTCATGACCGAGGACGCCTTCTATGCCAGCACCCCCGAGCACGCGCGCACGTGGGCGTCGCGCGGCGTGCTGGGCTTCGAGATGGAGGCCAGCGCGATCTTCCTGGTGGCCGCCATGCACGGCATCCGGGCCGGGTGCCTGACCGCGTGCAGCAACGACATCGGTGATCCGCAGCTGGTGGCGCCGGACGTGCTGGCGGGCGGCGTGGACCGCATGGTGCGCGTGGCGCTGGAGGCGGTGGTCACGCTGCACGGCGCGGACAGCGTCACGGACAGGGCGGCCGGGCCCATGTCAGGATGA
- a CDS encoding endonuclease/exonuclease/phosphatase family protein: MTAWTYTLIVAGVWALSEAVGERSVPTALLVYTPAAVWLAPAPLVLLWTLWRRRGVAAALAGTLLAAWGAGLLHWRPQTAGALRVLTFNVKEGRDTTPARLGALLRSTDADVILLQEANFAAPGFDAELLRRLPGYSVQRGYETTTLTRLPVESFRRVNYPSDWRQVLVTRVAWRGVPLTVVNAHPGRLKFGDAPRGDFSLIRPSLAMRAAQIKTVLDIVNAERGPLVLGGDLNTPPRGLAYRQFIRAVGPDAHDTAGRGPGWSFPQLSARIDHQFARGLTATRATVLAVDQSDHRPLLVEYR, encoded by the coding sequence GTGACCGCCTGGACCTACACGCTGATCGTGGCGGGCGTGTGGGCGCTGTCGGAGGCGGTGGGCGAGCGCAGCGTCCCCACGGCGCTGCTGGTCTACACGCCGGCCGCCGTGTGGCTGGCGCCGGCCCCGCTGGTGTTGCTGTGGACGCTGTGGCGGCGCCGGGGTGTGGCTGCGGCGCTGGCGGGCACGCTGCTGGCCGCGTGGGGCGCGGGGCTGCTGCACTGGCGCCCCCAGACCGCCGGCGCGCTGCGCGTGCTGACCTTCAACGTGAAAGAAGGGCGGGACACCACCCCGGCCCGCCTGGGTGCCCTGCTGCGGAGCACCGACGCCGACGTGATCCTGCTGCAGGAAGCGAACTTCGCGGCGCCCGGCTTCGACGCCGAGCTGCTCCGCCGCCTGCCCGGCTACTCCGTGCAGCGGGGCTATGAGACGACCACCCTGACGCGCCTGCCGGTCGAGTCGTTCCGGCGCGTGAACTACCCGTCGGACTGGCGGCAGGTGCTGGTCACCCGCGTGGCGTGGCGGGGCGTGCCGCTGACGGTCGTGAATGCCCACCCCGGCCGGCTGAAGTTCGGGGACGCGCCGCGCGGCGACTTCAGCTTGATCCGGCCCAGCCTGGCCATGCGCGCCGCACAGATCAAGACGGTGCTGGACATCGTGAACGCCGAACGCGGCCCGCTGGTACTGGGCGGCGACCTGAACACCCCGCCGCGCGGCCTGGCGTACCGGCAGTTCATCCGCGCGGTTGGGCCGGACGCGCACGACACCGCCGGCCGTGGGCCGGGCTGGTCGTTCCCTCAGCTGTCCGCCCGCATCGACCACCAGTTCGCGCGCGGCCTGACGGCGACGCGCGCCACGGTGCTGGCCGTGGACCAGAGCGACCACCGGCCGCTGCTGGTCGAGTACCGCTGA
- a CDS encoding adenylate kinase, whose protein sequence is MRRILVVGTTGSGKTSFARALAARLRVPHGEQDAWNHQPGWQPAAPEEFRAQVAAFTAHRAWVMDGNYGKARDIGWARADTVVWLDYPGPVVFWRVLTRTLRRVTTREVLWNGNRETLLTAVRPDSPVPWFFRTHWRRRREMPGLVAAYPHLTLVHLRTPAHARSWLASLPE, encoded by the coding sequence ATGCGCCGCATCCTCGTGGTCGGTACGACCGGCAGCGGCAAGACCAGCTTCGCCCGGGCTCTCGCCGCCCGGCTGCGCGTGCCCCACGGTGAGCAGGACGCGTGGAACCACCAGCCCGGGTGGCAGCCGGCCGCCCCGGAGGAGTTCCGGGCGCAGGTCGCGGCCTTCACGGCTCACCGCGCGTGGGTCATGGACGGCAACTACGGCAAGGCCCGCGACATCGGGTGGGCGCGCGCCGACACCGTGGTGTGGCTGGACTACCCGGGCCCCGTCGTGTTCTGGCGGGTGCTGACCCGCACGCTGCGGCGCGTGACGACCCGGGAAGTGCTGTGGAACGGCAACCGTGAGACCCTGCTCACCGCCGTGCGGCCCGACAGTCCGGTGCCGTGGTTTTTCCGCACCCACTGGCGCCGTCGCCGTGAGATGCCCGGTCTGGTCGCGGCGTACCCGCACCTCACGCTGGTGCACCTGCGCACGCCGGCCCACGCGCGGTCGTGGCTGGCGTCGCTTCCAGAGTGA
- a CDS encoding S-layer homology domain-containing protein, whose amino-acid sequence MRKSLILMSTLALSLGVAGAQDTAPATTTAAPAPVTLSDVPAGHWAKDAVDKIVSCGLIQGFPDGTFRGNENLTRYQAALIFYRLLQSGQMANCGFSASDMTTITNGMQEVSTELAAIANRVTDLEKLTADQQARITALEDKINSMGDMSANADVTALQARVDALEAAVKNIPAGPAGPQGPAGPQGPAGPQGPAGAAGTSATVTTTPDTTATTPSTTVVIGDTTPAEPAMNASSLYAGVSVGARGSQDTCLVRGTAANYCVTAGGMIGSTRVIGPVGARVAAEYQPGGNAVSADVNATYHLNAGGTLSPYVGAGLGLTSSVSRDPAGTGNQTDLYANVLVGADYRITSSIAAYIEGDGRYYLSNKGVGSGLGGTDTAAKGFGVAVKAGLKFYF is encoded by the coding sequence ATGCGCAAATCACTGATCCTCATGTCCACCCTGGCCCTCAGCCTCGGCGTCGCCGGCGCCCAGGACACCGCTCCGGCCACCACCACGGCGGCTCCCGCCCCGGTGACCCTGAGTGACGTCCCGGCCGGCCACTGGGCCAAGGACGCGGTCGACAAGATCGTCTCCTGCGGCCTGATCCAGGGCTTCCCGGACGGCACCTTCCGCGGCAACGAGAACCTCACCCGCTACCAGGCCGCGCTGATCTTCTACCGTCTGCTGCAGTCGGGCCAGATGGCCAACTGCGGCTTCAGCGCCAGCGACATGACGACCATCACCAACGGGATGCAGGAAGTCAGCACCGAGCTGGCCGCCATCGCCAACCGCGTGACGGACCTCGAGAAGCTGACCGCCGATCAGCAGGCGCGTATCACGGCGCTGGAAGACAAGATCAACAGCATGGGCGATATGAGCGCCAATGCCGACGTGACCGCGCTGCAGGCCCGCGTGGACGCGCTGGAAGCGGCCGTGAAGAACATCCCGGCCGGTCCCGCCGGCCCGCAGGGTCCGGCCGGTCCGCAGGGCCCCGCCGGACCCCAGGGTCCTGCCGGCGCCGCGGGCACCAGCGCGACCGTCACGACCACGCCCGACACCACCGCCACCACGCCCAGCACCACGGTCGTGATCGGTGACACCACCCCGGCCGAGCCGGCCATGAACGCCAGCAGCCTGTACGCCGGCGTGAGCGTCGGCGCGCGCGGCAGCCAGGACACCTGCCTGGTGCGCGGCACCGCGGCCAACTACTGCGTGACCGCCGGCGGCATGATCGGCAGCACCCGCGTGATCGGCCCGGTCGGCGCGCGCGTCGCGGCCGAGTACCAGCCCGGTGGCAACGCCGTGAGCGCCGACGTGAACGCCACGTACCACCTGAACGCCGGCGGGACCCTCAGCCCCTACGTGGGCGCCGGTCTGGGCCTGACCAGCAGCGTGTCGCGCGACCCTGCCGGGACCGGCAACCAGACGGACCTGTACGCGAACGTCCTGGTGGGCGCGGACTACCGCATCACCTCCTCGATCGCCGCGTACATCGAGGGCGACGGCCGGTACTACCTCAGCAACAAGGGCGTGGGCTCGGGCCTGGGCGGCACGGACACCGCCGCCAAGGGCTTCGGCGTGGCTGTCAAGGCCGGCCTGAAGTTCTACTTCTGA
- the greA gene encoding transcription elongation factor GreA: MSNKSIPMTQRGYDKLSETLHHLKTTRREQISENMGRAIADGDLRESAAYDEARMEQSENEARISELEEQLHRAVVVPEDATGGAGLGAKVTVKDEKGNQRQFELVGTYEVDVLKGKVSDASPIGKALSGKRAGDTVEVPLPKGTAKFEVVAVEYS, translated from the coding sequence ATGAGCAACAAGAGCATTCCCATGACCCAGCGCGGGTATGACAAACTGAGCGAGACCCTGCACCACCTGAAGACCACGCGCCGCGAGCAGATCAGCGAGAACATGGGCCGCGCCATCGCGGACGGCGACCTGCGGGAAAGCGCAGCGTACGACGAAGCGCGCATGGAACAGAGCGAGAACGAGGCCCGCATCTCGGAGCTCGAGGAGCAGCTGCACCGCGCGGTCGTCGTGCCGGAGGACGCCACAGGCGGCGCCGGCCTGGGCGCAAAGGTCACGGTGAAAGACGAGAAGGGCAACCAGCGGCAGTTTGAACTCGTCGGCACGTACGAGGTCGACGTCCTGAAGGGCAAGGTCAGCGACGCCAGCCCCATCGGCAAGGCCCTGAGCGGCAAGCGCGCCGGCGACACGGTCGAGGTGCCGCTGCCCAAGGGCACCGCGAAGTTCGAGGTCGTGGCCGTCGAGTACAGCTGA
- a CDS encoding enoyl-CoA hydratase/isomerase family protein — translation MTHLDELDFSTVQIDQHGPIAVLTVNRPQALNALNAETLSEIAQAVDMIVEDAEVGVLIITGAGDRAFVAGADIREFKQVQSVYDGRELALSGQDVMSRIATLPIPVIAAINGYALGGGLELALACDLRVAATGARLGLPEVTLGVLPGFGGTQRLSRLIGAGRALDLMLTARQVRADEALGMGLVNYVADDALQKAREVAEVILKNAPIALSLVKEAVRRGLDTGLDAGLEIEADMFGLATATKDFQEGVDAFLNKRPPAFQGE, via the coding sequence ATGACGCACCTCGACGAGCTCGACTTCAGCACCGTGCAGATCGACCAGCACGGCCCCATCGCCGTGCTGACGGTCAACCGCCCGCAGGCCCTGAACGCCCTGAACGCCGAGACGCTGAGTGAGATCGCGCAGGCCGTCGACATGATCGTCGAGGACGCCGAGGTCGGCGTGCTGATCATCACCGGCGCGGGCGACCGGGCCTTCGTGGCCGGCGCGGACATCCGCGAATTCAAGCAGGTGCAGAGCGTGTATGACGGGCGCGAACTCGCGCTGTCGGGCCAGGACGTGATGTCGCGCATCGCCACGCTGCCGATCCCAGTGATCGCGGCGATCAACGGCTACGCGCTGGGCGGCGGCCTGGAACTCGCGCTGGCATGCGACCTGCGCGTGGCGGCCACGGGCGCGCGGCTGGGCCTGCCGGAGGTCACGCTGGGCGTGCTGCCCGGCTTCGGCGGCACGCAGCGCCTCTCGCGGCTGATCGGCGCGGGCCGGGCGCTCGACCTGATGCTCACCGCGCGGCAGGTCAGGGCCGACGAGGCGCTCGGCATGGGTCTGGTGAACTACGTGGCCGACGACGCCCTTCAGAAGGCCCGCGAGGTCGCGGAGGTCATCCTGAAGAACGCGCCGATTGCCCTGTCGCTGGTCAAGGAGGCCGTGCGGCGTGGCCTGGACACCGGCCTGGACGCCGGCCTGGAGATCGAGGCGGACATGTTCGGCCTCGCCACCGCCACCAAGGATTTCCAGGAAGGCGTGGACGCGTTCCTGAACAAGCGTCCCCCGGCGTTCCAGGGCGAGTAG